The following are encoded together in the Osmerus eperlanus chromosome 18, fOsmEpe2.1, whole genome shotgun sequence genome:
- the tbca gene encoding tubulin-specific chaperone A — MADPRIRQIKIKTGIVKRLVKDKMMYTKEATLQEEKVEKIKAEAGCEYVIRKQLEVLQESRMMIPDCQRRLSIAHGELQQLLESEEDLAESAEYVEARTILDSVKLEG, encoded by the exons ATGGCGGATCCTAGAATACggcaaattaaaataaaaacagGTATTGTTAAACG ACTGGTGAAGGATAAGATGATGTACACAAAGGAGGCCACGCtccaggaggagaaggtggagaagaTAAAGGCCGAAGCAGGATGTGAATATGTCATCAGGAAACAG ttggAGGTGCTGCAGGAATCCAGAATGATGATCCCAGACTGCCAGCGTCGCCTCTCCATCGCCCACGGCGAGCTACAGCAGCTGCTG GAAAGTGAGGAAGACTTGGCCGAATCAGCGGAGTACGTAGAGGCCAGAACCATATTGGACTCAGTGAAGCTTGAAGGATGA